A stretch of Myroides oncorhynchi DNA encodes these proteins:
- a CDS encoding type IX secretion system membrane protein PorP/SprF, with the protein MNIQQNIKKIGISLIALGCFSQMQAQQDPQYTQYMYNTNMVNPAYAGSRGTLNVFGMYRTQWVGLDGAPKTANVSVSTPLGESGLGLGVNFTNDRLGAMDENNISVDLSYAIDLNADYKLAFGLKGTANLLNVDYTKLNIHNPSDPHSQENINNKFSPNIGAGVYLYSDKAYVGLSVPNFLTQNRYDDNERNTDLTVMRQKAHFYLMGGYVFDVSENVLFKPAALVKAVSGAPLQVDLTANVLLYDKFTLGAAYRWDAAVSALAGFQVNDNMFIGYAYDFDTTKLHNYNSGSHEIFMRFELFNRRSTINAPRFF; encoded by the coding sequence CGCCTTAGGCTGCTTCTCACAAATGCAAGCGCAACAAGACCCGCAATACACCCAGTATATGTATAACACCAATATGGTTAACCCAGCTTATGCAGGAAGTAGAGGAACGTTAAACGTATTTGGGATGTACCGCACACAGTGGGTAGGATTAGATGGAGCCCCTAAGACAGCTAATGTGTCTGTATCTACACCATTAGGTGAGAGCGGACTAGGGTTAGGTGTAAACTTTACCAATGACCGTTTAGGCGCGATGGATGAGAATAATATCTCAGTAGATTTATCGTATGCAATTGATTTGAACGCAGATTATAAATTAGCTTTTGGATTAAAAGGTACAGCTAATTTACTGAATGTGGATTATACAAAATTAAACATCCACAATCCATCCGATCCACACTCACAGGAGAATATCAACAATAAGTTTAGTCCAAATATCGGAGCAGGAGTTTACTTATATTCAGACAAAGCGTATGTGGGGTTATCAGTACCTAACTTCTTAACACAGAATAGATACGATGATAACGAGCGCAATACAGATCTAACAGTGATGCGTCAAAAAGCACACTTCTACCTAATGGGAGGATATGTGTTTGATGTTAGTGAGAATGTATTGTTTAAACCGGCAGCATTAGTAAAAGCAGTAAGTGGAGCACCCTTACAAGTGGACTTGACAGCTAATGTATTGTTGTATGATAAATTTACATTAGGGGCAGCTTATCGTTGGGATGCAGCAGTCAGTGCACTGGCAGGCTTCCAGGTGAATGATAATATGTTTATTGGATATGCTTACGATTTTGATACTACTAAATTGCACAACTACAACTCAGGATCACATGAGATCTTTATGAGATTTGAGCTATTTAACCGTCGTAGTACGATTAATGCGCCTCGATTCTTCTAG